A genome region from Candidatus Thermokryptus mobilis includes the following:
- a CDS encoding DUF4013 domain-containing protein yields the protein MNIERGFKFVFQEKNWLAKIVVGGLMILFSFLIIPLLIYYGYLVEVTRRVIKGEEQLLPDWDNIGHKISNGFKILVVILVYLIPPILLLVLSSFFEADFNGFKNREIVAMLNSGDIYWLFLISAFIYFILFDLALPFIIGRYAENESLNDAFAFSEILEMFRNNFGDAVIVLLLSVFLSFLASLGFVIFLIGIVFTAFWANVVVYYLYGELYLKASKSKNKNQL from the coding sequence ATGAATATTGAGAGGGGTTTTAAATTTGTTTTTCAAGAGAAAAATTGGCTTGCTAAAATTGTCGTCGGCGGTTTGATGATTTTATTCTCTTTCTTGATAATCCCGCTGTTAATTTATTATGGATATTTAGTTGAGGTGACAAGGCGTGTGATAAAAGGTGAAGAACAACTTTTACCAGATTGGGACAACATCGGTCATAAAATTTCAAACGGGTTTAAGATTCTGGTAGTTATTTTAGTCTATTTGATCCCACCAATTCTTCTTTTAGTTTTGTCGTCATTTTTCGAAGCGGACTTTAATGGATTTAAGAATAGGGAGATAGTGGCGATGTTGAACTCCGGTGACATTTATTGGCTTTTTCTTATTTCGGCGTTCATTTATTTTATTTTGTTTGATTTAGCTTTGCCATTTATCATTGGGAGGTATGCTGAAAATGAATCGCTGAACGATGCTTTTGCTTTCTCCGAAATTTTGGAAATGTTTCGTAACAATTTCGGTGACGCTGTAATTGTTTTACTTCTAAGTGTTTTTCTTTCGTTTCTCGCCTCCCTTGGATTTGTGATTTTTCTCATAGGCATAGTTTTCACTGCCTTTTGGGCAAATGTTGTTGTCTATTATCTTTACGGGGAACTCTATTTAAAAGCATCCAAATCTAAAAATAAAAATCAGTTATGA
- a CDS encoding ABC transporter permease, translating to MPEFKQSIDFDNATGILFLFFLIVIVAFGIFNTVSMSVLERSNEFGICLAIGFKNKDLVLIVLFEVIFIALIGILFGNFLGFLFNYYLVKNPINLGGKYIAVYEEFGFEPKFTSSLKPRIFINTTLSMLFISIVFSLFPLYKLYKLEPLKGIRFT from the coding sequence ATGCCCGAGTTTAAACAGTCAATTGATTTTGATAACGCCACTGGTATTTTATTTCTTTTTTTTCTAATTGTAATTGTCGCTTTTGGAATATTTAACACCGTATCAATGTCTGTTTTGGAGCGTTCAAATGAATTTGGCATTTGCCTTGCGATCGGCTTTAAAAATAAAGATCTTGTTTTGATTGTCCTTTTTGAGGTAATTTTTATTGCGTTGATTGGGATTTTGTTTGGGAATTTTCTTGGATTTTTGTTCAATTATTATTTAGTTAAAAATCCTATAAACCTTGGGGGAAAATACATCGCTGTCTATGAGGAGTTTGGCTTTGAGCCAAAATTTACATCCTCGTTGAAACCGAGAATTTTTATAAACACAACATTGAGTATGTTATTTATTTCAATCGTTTTCTCTTTATTCCCACTTTAC